ACAGCGTACTACTTGCACGTTGACGCCCTCTAGATCCAGGTACGCCTTCCTCGTCGCCTTGTTGTAGAATGTACTGCAAGCTTTTTGTACTGCCACCCACACCGCCGGACTTGGTGACGACGACGGCAGGGCAAGGATCCCTGCAGAAGTGCAGATCGATGCTACACCGGTGGTCGGGGCTGGAGCGGACGCCGATGTGGACGGCGCTCTTGGAGCACACCTCGCGGTGGCCGCACTGCCCGGTCGCCACCCGCTCCGGTGGCTCCATGCAACACCGCGCAGTCGGACGGCTCGGGACGCACGACGTCGAGGATTAGGGGAGACGGAGAGGCAAGCTGGTCGGCCAAAAAGCTCCGTGAACGTTGAGGATGTGGCTGCCGTTGTCAGCGAGAGGCAACAAACTAACAAAGGTTCGACTCCATCGTTGTCAATGACGTGGCTGCCGTTGCCGCCGGCGGGCTAAGCCATGATCGAGCTTGGTACACGATGGCGAGCAGATGCGTTGGGCCTCTATTACCTAGTTTTGTGCAGTTTGATAACTAGTCCATTTGAGTCGGAAACTCGGAATAGGAAGGGGGCTAGTTTCACAGTTACCGGATTTCCCTATCGCTTCGACCATAGCCCACAAGTTCGACAtagtcagggtttagggtttagcagtaACAGATTTGCAAAGGTGAAAAACAAAACAATTGCAGGTAAGAAACAGAAGTCACACACAGTCACAGTACAATAATGCATTCTTTCTCCAGGAAGATATAGCCGTGCATATCACCACAAACATTTAGAAAGGTCTTAATAATGATATCATACATCACCTGCCGCTAAGCATATAGAATGACTGACAAAATCTCTACTTCTCTACGAAGAGGCGCAACGAGTTTAAGTACGCTGTGTGCATGGCACGGCAGAGAAAAATCTTCCCGTATACAAATTCACTTTCCAGTCTCTCATCAACCGCGAGTAGAAACTACAAACTAACACTTACGGAACACGTAATCAATCTCTAACCAACGTCAGGACATCTCAATACCTCCTTGGCTCCCTCGGCTTGGACTCCGCAACTGTCACTCGGATCTGCCTGCCGTCCAGGTCCTACAGAACAAAACCATACACTCAATTAGCATCCATATGAAACTTGACATTGCAAACATAATGTGCAACAACAAAACCATACACTCAACTAGCATATTCCTTTTTGCGATGAATAAACTAGCTAGATATGAAACTTGACATTGTGAACATAATGTGCAAGAACGTACCACGCCGTCAAGGTTTGAGATGGCGTTGTTGACCTCATCGGTAGAGCCATAGGTGACGAAACCGAAACCCCTCGACCTGCCGCTGTCCCGGTCATAGATGACCTTAGCATCAAGCACGGTTCCTTGTTCGCTGAACAGGTTCTCGAGGGTTGAGTTGTCGACGCCCCAAGACAGGTTCCCCACGTAGAGTTTGTTGCCTGAATCAAagctgccaccgccgccgccaccacccatGGCCCTTGGAGTCCTGGGCGCGAATTCATCTCTGGGTGGCGGTGGTCCAGAGTTAACCCTCAGAGGTCTTCCTTGGAATGTCTGATTTGAGAGATGAGATCAATCAGTCGTCAGTCCAATAGTACAATGAATGCACTATGCATACACAAGAAAACAAATAGTTCCAAACAATTAGCATAGTTCATGCTACAATGTACAATTATGACACAAAACAGATTTTAGGCTTACACTATGCCAAGCATATATATGGGAATCTTTGCTACATAACACTACATGAAAAACAAACACCCTGCAGCAGTGTGTACATTTTCTCTACAGCTGGTGACTGAAACACATAAACTCATCAACTATACCAACTACCAAGACAAGGTAATTAAATACATAGGAAGTGTACTCACATAGCCATTGAATTGCTCAACAGCCGCCGAAACCTCCTCAGCTGAAGACATTGTGACGAATCCAAACCCACGGCTACGTCCGGTCATTCTGTCGTAGACAACCTGCAAGAAATGAGATACTATATCACATTCTGAACTAAAATACTTGTCGACGGCTTCGTGGCCAGCTCTGCTACAACTAAACATCCATTTGCTGTTGTAATTAGAGTATACAACATTACAGCTGAACCAATTGGAAtgtagtgcaagccgagacaattTTACGATATCTTATCTTATCCTAAAGAATAAGGAATCTATATTGCCACAATTCGCAGCTACCGGACAACCTGACAAAACGACATGTCCTGACTCCGAAGTATCTATGCTGACCATGCAACACTGTGCATAATTGTAGAAAAAAAGGGAGATTAGAGCTCTTATATTACGCAATTACAGCTTATCCTATCTTATCCTGAAGAAAAACCACTCTATATTGCGAAAATACAGCATCTACCGGACATATTGACGCACTGACACTACGCCGCACTGACACTACCGTAATTGAACATTTTTTAGGATACTAACTAGGTTGTCATTACCGCGACGAAGCGAGCGGTAAGCCGAACTGCATACCTCGACCATCTCGACGGAGCCGGCCTGCTCGAAGAGGCCGGCGAGCTGCGCGCTGTCGACGGTGAAGGGCAGGTTGCCGACGAAGACCTTGAGGTCCTCGGAGTACTCAGCCTCCGAGTCTCCACCGCCCTCGCCCTCCTCCTCGGCCGCGTCCTCCGTCTCGAACTCGGACGTCACCGCGACGGCCACGGGCAGCAGGAGCCGCCTGCGCGGCGCCAGCAGCGCCGACACCGCGCGCAGCGGCCCGCAGGCGAACGAGGCGCTGGAGGCGGCGGGCttggcggcggcgagggggatGAAGTGGTGCGAGAGCGCGGTGGAGAAGAGGGTGGCCGCCATTGCGAGCGAGCTTGGGGGGATAAGACTCGCTGGGGATAAGGTTTTGCTGCTGCTGGGGTTTGGGAAGGAGGAGTGGGTACTGGAGTGGAGTGAGCACGGGGTTTTATAGGGTGGATGGACGGACCAACGGCTGGATATTTCTCTCCCGGAGATATTTTTCTGGGGCTGGGATTTAGAGGGCGTGTGGCCCACTGGCAGTGTGAGAGGCCAGGCAAGGGTTCAGCTGGAATCGAGCTGGATGAAGATGTTGGTATGGGATGGGATGATAGATTTTTCGTTTGGATTTTTGTTTGCAGATCTTATGAGATAATCGTATTGTTGGCAATGAGAATAAGTTCCATTTGAATAGTACATGAAACTTATGCATAGTAATAGTGCAGAGGTTGCACTGCTTCCTGATAGTAATCAGCTAGAAGGTAAAGCAGTAATCAGAAGGTGCTCCCACCAGTCGATTAACAACGAAAAACAGCAAGCGGCAGCCCAAAAATTCAAGCATCCCAGCCCAAAATACAGGGCAATAGCTCTGACACAGTAAACTGATGCATAATACAAAGTGTCGAGAGTTCTGAACTCATAGTACAAGTCATTGGCATACACCTCCAAGTATTTTCTCTCGCTCAACAATTCGCCCTTTCACCAACCAAAACAATCAACACAGCCACATAAATCTGCTCCCTCGAACATCAGGCCTGGCGTCCCTTGCCTACAAAATTTCTACAGCTAAGGATATCAGTTGCAATTCCGAAGAACATGTGCCTGCTCAAATGTCATTCATTCTCCTCCAAGACCGCGGTATCTTTCAAGCGCTCCCGCAGTATCTCACAGAGCTTACTGCAAGCGTCCATACAGAGCTCCACTGCCTGTTGATGAACGTAGCAAGATGTTAGTATGATAGATGCTGCTCTGATATCGTCTTGGGGTGATGCACGAGATAAGACATACATTGGTGATTTTGCCATCAGACCACTCCCCGGTCAGCGTAAGCTGTGTGATCTCCCTCCGGGTTGGCATGTAAGACACCATGAGGCCTCCATCTTGCCATGCCTCCTCGTCTGAGGTTGGATCGATGATAACATTCTTCCCTAAACAGGACTGGCATGTCGAAGTTGAAGTTGATTAGCTTCAAAGTTCAAGTAACTGTTGAAGTACATGTGTCATAAAGCAGAGAGGGATATAGGGGCATACCACAGATACTGATGTAACAAGGTCATACATCATGATCCCAGCATCTGCCAATGCAAGACTAGCGCAAGATATAATGATGGGAAGATCACCTGAAACAAAAGAGACATCAGTAAGGATGAAACCAGTTTGTTTGTTTTTTAATCAGAAAGTGTGGTTCTTCAGAATGTCAAGCGAAAGACAGGAAAGACATACAAAATATACCATCATATTGTACTTTTACCGTATTGGACTGGCAAATGTGGTAAAATGCAGACTCATATGTTGTTTTCCCTCAAATAAGTAAATACTACGCCAAAACAGCATGTTCATACGATGAACTTAATTGTAAACAACATATTAGCATGATGTTCATACTACGAACTTAACTGTAAACAACATATGAGCATGCTGTTCATACTACGAACTTAGCTGTAAACAACATATGAGCATGCTATTCTCGAGTCAGCATAAGTTGTGTAATCTCCTTAGCTTTAACTTAATTTACAAGAACAAGGGCATCAGAGACTCCAATGTGCCAGTGTGTCACTAACATAAGCAAGAATATGGACATAATTTCCAAATAAGCACTAGAACAATAGGTTAACATTCCCAAATAGAAAGATAGCACCATGTAATTAGTGGAATATACACAAGGCACAAGCAAAGTAGTGAATCatactgccaccagactcaagaaCCAAGGCAAAAACATCAACAGTTGTCTTTGGAAAAGTATGTAGCATGACTGCGCCTTCAAGGGCTTTATGAAGCATTCCTGAGTACTCTTTGTTTTCCAATCCCTGAAatgagcatgcacactatcaatcCTTACTTTCAAATATATGCAGTGGAACAAGAGAATTCTTCAAATAAGAGCCATGAGAGCTAATTAAATAGCATACCTGTCCACGGATACCAGTGGCAAATGTTGTATAGCTCACACTGCAATTGAGTCTGCCAGTGTCACTGTACAGCATTGCTTTTTTGCTCTCCCTTGGGCCAAACCTGCAAAGATAATAAATAAGTACATAAACTTGACTGTTCAATCAATTattaagaaaaatccaaaaacacGGCATAATCTAAAAGACGCACTAATAAGATGCACATAATTCATATGCTACAGAGCTAGGAAGTACATGTTCAAGCAAAAGGACTTTAAGCCCAAACCATCTTTGCAAATCTGAGATTTTTCCCACGAGAAAGGTTTTACCCATATAGTTGAACCTTCTAAGTTATAAGAACACAAGCTCGTAAAATACTTGTATGTGTCTGCAGTTGCATACTCAGAATATTGGACATTCAAATGCATGGGCTCAAAATGAGCATTGATTGTTCTCAATTGCTTAGCAAGTTATAAGCATTTTCAAGTTCAGACAAAGAATTTGTAACATATATCAGTTGACTTTAACTTGGCTGAATTCCATAAGCACCAAATATTCAAATTGTCAAATATGGAATACCTTCAAAGGGGTGATTCTGGCATACTTCAATTGTAATAAAAATTAAAGTAATGAAAGACAACTATTTTTGTAGAACAAAGCTGGAATCGCAATCACAAAACGTACACACATTCAAATGAAGAATACGAAGGATGTTAAACTTACACTGATACAATGACCTTAGTCTTCCCAAATTCTGCATACGCAGACCCAGATGCAGCAGTAGTTGGTCCTGTTTGCATAACTGCATCATACAGTTAAAATAAACGACTCTTCTGCAGAACTGCTTCGCAGTAGTTTCAAACCTCAACTCTATTGGTTGCAGAACAATAAGTAACATATTCACGTCAAGGTTTAGAGGGTGAGGGAGAAGTAGCAAATCCCATTTTCAGATGATATGTTAAAACAGTAAGTCTGTGCAAGCATGCCATATATCACAATGCTCAGACACAAAGCAAATCTGTGCTCTATCCTGCAGGTTGTGTTTTACTACAAGAAAACTGGTGTACCATACATCTACAACAACCATATTTTGCACCTTTTATAACTATACAGCAACAATTGAGGAAAATGGCACACTAAGTTGTTCAGCACTTTCCAAGTTGAATTTTCTGTGTGTATTTCGTTCAAAGCAGAGAGGAACAACATCAATGTACCTAAAGAACGGTGTAGAGAAGCATAATAGCAAAACACATCTTGAATGCATTAGAAAATTCTATAGGACATCCTACACTGCAGGTTTCCCCAAGAGCAAGGAGATACTCATCTGCATAAGCAGAGTACAGATTCCCGAAGGAACACTGTTGAGCTTGAGCGGCAACATACAATTAAATCATATTTTTCAGATTGACTCTTCTGCAGAACTGCTTCGCATTAGTTCCAAATTTCAACTCTATAGGTTGCAGAACAATTAGCAATATATTCTCGTCAAGGGTAAGAGGAAGAGGGAGAGGTAGCAAAGCTCATTTTCAGATGATCTATACCACTATAAAGTAAAACAGTTTTTGAATCTGCCTCCCTGTCTACATTGTTCTCGCTCAGTCTGAGAACTTTGGGCCGTTGATTGAATGAATCAGACGGTAATAACATGAGCAAATCCCAACAACTTTAGCCGTTCATTTATTCTATCCAACGGCTGTCGTTTGGACAGAGTAGTGGGCCCTATCACGAATACAGACACACCATAGAAACTGGAAACTGCCAGATTCACGGTCACAGGGAGGCTACAGCACCACGTGGGAACTGTGTCATATTTGTGGGCTGGGTCCCGTCGAGCTTGCTGCCCTATTAGCTAATAGCTAAAATAATTAGAAGGGGTTAATTCTTGGGTCAGCGAAAAACAACCCGCTAGGTATACAGCATAGAGTCTGGTTGGGTATTCATGGTACAACAGTTTGGACTATGCATGCCACACTTTACACCGAATGTCTCCACTAATTACGTAACTCACAAAAGGCCTAACGGTATGCTGAAACAAATGTCAAAAATTTGTCAAATAATCACGCAGATAAGAATCAGTCTTATGAATACATAATTCATAAGGAAATTTGTTTCAATGTGGATTAGCACGTACAACTTACTAGTATGTCAAATAAGGAAAGTTTGTGCAAGCAATGTCATATATCACAACGCTCAGTCACAAAGCAAGGTTGTGTTTTACTACAAGCAAACTGGTGTACCATACATCTACAACAAAACATATTTTGCACCTTTTATAACTACGCCAAGCATATAGGAAAATGGCACACTAAGTTGTTCGACAATTTGAAAGTTGAATTTGTGGGTGTACTTTGTTCAAAGCAGAGAGGAACAACATCAATGTAGCTAAAGAAGGGTGTAGAGAAGCATAATAGCAAAACACATCTTGAATGCATTAGAAAATCCTCATATAGGACCTACAGACCTACACCGCAGGATTCCCCAAGGGTAAGGAGCTAATCATCTACAGAACCAGAGAGCATACCGCATATTCCCCTGGGAAAACTGTTGAGCTTGAGCTAAGTGTAGACATACATGACACAGCACAAACAATATACAGCAAAATATGTGTGTTCATCAAGGCATTTCAGAATGTAAATCCTCAAAGAACGTACACACGGCAGAACAAAAATCGGCCGTGCTGTAATCGTTAAAGCATAACGTCGAACACCTCAGGTGCATACCAGACAAGGGAAAATACAGGCTCGTAATCGAGATTCTTAAGC
This region of Lolium perenne isolate Kyuss_39 chromosome 2, Kyuss_2.0, whole genome shotgun sequence genomic DNA includes:
- the LOC127332020 gene encoding RNA-binding protein CP29B, chloroplastic-like; the protein is MAATLFSTALSHHFIPLAAAKPAASSASFACGPLRAVSALLAPRRRLLLPVAVAVTSEFETEDAAEEEGEGGGDSEAEYSEDLKVFVGNLPFTVDSAQLAGLFEQAGSVEMVEVVYDRMTGRSRGFGFVTMSSAEEVSAAVEQFNGYTFQGRPLRVNSGPPPPRDEFAPRTPRAMGGGGGGGSFDSGNKLYVGNLSWGVDNSTLENLFSEQGTVLDAKVIYDRDSGRSRGFGFVTYGSTDEVNNAISNLDGVDLDGRQIRVTVAESKPREPRRY
- the LOC127332021 gene encoding exosome complex component RRP41-like, with the translated sequence MSAAAAAAGTYTPAAEAGGKRREKREELRRHLAEDADWPRADGRSIHDCRPAFMQTGPTTAASGSAYAEFGKTKVIVSVFGPRESKKAMLYSDTGRLNCSVSYTTFATGIRGQGLENKEYSGMLHKALEGAVMLHTFPKTTVDVFALVLESGGSDLPIIISCASLALADAGIMMYDLVTSVSVSCLGKNVIIDPTSDEEAWQDGGLMVSYMPTRREITQLTLTGEWSDGKITNAVELCMDACSKLCEILRERLKDTAVLEENE